The Flavobacterium sp. 20NA77.7 genome includes the window GTGACCATAAAATGGAACAATAGCATGCGCTGCATCACCAATAAGTGCTACTTTATCTTCAAAAGCCCATGGATAACATTTCATTGTAACTAAATAGCTTGTGGGATTTCGGTAAAAATCCTCTATCAAATTTGGCAATACTTCTTTTGTATCTGGGAAATATTCTGCAAAAAAATCAACCAGCTTTGATTTATCTTGTAGGGTTTCAAATGAATTTTCTCCTTGATGCGGCATAAATAACGTACACGTAAATGTGCCATCAGGGTTTGCCAATGCCATCAACATGAAATTTCGTCTAGGCCATATGTGTAATGAATTTTTATCTAATTTATGGGTTCCATCAGCATTAGCAGGAATATGAAGCTCTTTGTATCCTAATGGAATAAATTCTTGGGAATAATTAAACATACTTTGTCGCTGCATGCGGTGTCTTACTCTTGAAAACGCGCCATCTGCTCCAAAAATTTTATCATATTTTAGCTCATTCCAAACTCCTCTTTCCTCTTCGCCTTCATGAAGTGTGGCTGTGTTTAGTGTGACATCCCAAACTTTATGATTGAAATAAAATACAACACCTGCCTGTTCCGCTAAATCGACCATTTTTTTATTTAAATTACCCCTTGATAATGAAAAAATAGCTTCGCCTTCTTTTCCGTAATATTGATAATTTAGAGGCTCGTGAGGCAAATGAATAGCACGCTTATCTACAGGAATACCAATCTGCTTAATTTCGTCAACTAAACCAATTTTTTCTAAAGCACGCCAACCTCTATTTGACATTACTAAATTTATAGATCTTCCAGAAAAATTTATTTTCCTAATATCTGGACTTCTATCATATACATGAACTGTATGACCCAGTTTTTTTAAATAAATAGCTAACAGCGTACCTACTAAACCAGAACCTACAATAGCTATTTTTTGGGGTGTTTGCATGATTTTTCTAAAAATTGAGTGTCGTTCCCACAGGCAACTTATTGTTTTTTGCTAATACCCCACACATGTGAAACAACATTCTAGCTCCTACATTTCCGTCCCAATCGTCAGACTCACCGGGTGCTACTTCTACTAAGTCAAAACCAATAATATCTTTACCTGAATCTGCTAGTAAATTAAATAAATAAGTCGCTTGTTCGAAAGAAAATCCTCCAGGAACTGGCGTGCCTGTATTAGGGCAATACCAAGGATACATACCATCAATATCAAAAGATATACAAACTTTTTGAGGCAATTGTGCTATAATTTCTTCACATTGTTGCTTCCATGTTTTGCCTTCAAATTGTGCCTTTTTTAAATCACTATCTGTAAATACTTTCACTCTGCCTTTTGCTTGCTGTACCACATCTACTTCTTGTTCACAAAAATCTCTAATTCCCACTTGTACAATTTTTGAAACTTGAGATAGTTGTAACGTATTATACATGATAGAAGCGTGGGAATATGTGAACCCTTCGTAAGCAATACGCAAATCCATGTGAGCATCTAAATGCAAGATGCCGAACGAATCATGCGTTGCTGCTAATGCTTCATAATAGCCAAGTGGTGTACTATGATCACCACCAAGCAAAACCACTTTTTTACCTTTACTTTGCCAAAATTGAATTCGTTCTTTTACTTCAGTATGTAATTCACGGCATACTTTATTTATTTTATCTAAATCGGCTTGTAGAACAGGAAATGTGGCTACGTCTTCCCCTTTTTCTAATGCTTCAATTATAGGCTGCGCTAAACTTTTATGTTTTTCTGAATTTTTTGCCCAATGTTCGGGCGCTTCATCCATATATATGCCTAATTTCCATAATTCTGGAAAATCTTGATGATGTAAATCAACTTGGTAAGAAGCATCTAAAACAGCATTTGGTCCATCTGAAGCTCCTGCTCCATAACTCACAGTAACTTCCCAAGGCACAGGTACTATTACAATTTCACTTTCGTCTGCTGTAAAAGGCAATCCAAAAACCGTAGCATCTGCTAAGCCTGGCTGTGATGGATCAAAATTATCTATTTTTTGTTGTTTCGTCATTTTTTATTCTATTTCAAGTTAAAAATAATTTCTTACCTATTTACTGTTTACTATAATACCTTTTTTTAAAATTTGCCCAAATTCATACATATCTTCAAAAGAAGTATAAAATGGAACAGGTGCTAATCGAATTACATTTGGTTCTCTCCAATCTGTTACCACGCCATTTTGCATTAAATAATTAAATAGTTCTTTTCCTTGGCCGTGAAGATATACCGATAACTGGCAACCTCTTTCAGTAGAATTTGAAGGTGTAATTATCTCGAAATTAGCTTGTTCTACTTCTTTATCAATTTCTTGTAAAACAAATTCAAGATAAGATGTAATTAAATTTCTTTTTGCAATTAACTTATCCATTCCAACCGCATTAAACATTTCAACAGATGCTAAATATGGCGCTAAAGAGAGTACCGGCAAATTACTTACTTGCCAGCCATTTGCTCCCTGAACTGGATCAAAACTTGGTTCCATTAAAAAACGACGCTCTTTATTATGGCCATACCAACCTGCAAAACGAGCTAAATTTTTATTTGTATGATGTTTTTCATGTACAAAAAAACCTGAAGCATTACCTGGTCCAGAATTCATATATTTATAACTACACCACGCAGCGAAATCAACCTGCCAATCGTGTAAATGCATTTCAATATTACCTGCCGCATGGGCTAAATCCCAACCCACAATAGCGCCTTGATCATGACCTGCTTTAGTGATTGCCTGCATATCAAATACTTGACCTGTATAATAATTTACGCCTCCAATAAGTACAAGTGCTAGTTCATCACCTACTTCCTTAATTTTTGCCAACACATCTTCGTGATGAATGTTCAGTTCTCCCTCACGTCTCTTAACCTCTACGATTGCCTCGCTTGGATTAAACCCAATATTTTTTGCATGAAAAGCAACTTGAGTTTGCAACATATATTGATCTGAAGGAAAGGCTTTTTCTTCGCAAATTATTTTAAACCTAGTAGTTGTAGGTTGATAAAAAGACACCAATAACAAATGTAAGTTTATCGTTAGCGTATTCATTACACCTACTTCTGAAGGTAAAGCCCCAACAATTTTACTTAGTGGCTCACAAAAACGTTCATGGTAATCCCACCAAGGCTTGTCAGAATAAAAATGTCCTTCTACCGCCATATTAGCCCAGTCATTCATGATTTCATCTACATACGATTTTGTAATCTTAGGCTGTAACCCTAACGAATTTCCTGTAAAATAAATAACATCTTTACCGTTATGTTGAGGAAAATAAAATTCATTTTTATAGTGTGCTAATTCATCATTTGCATCTAATTTTTTTGCAAATTCTCTGGTGTTTTGAAAGTTCATTATGGTTTGTTTTTCGGTGGTGTAAATTTAGCAAATTTTAATGAAAGGTTTGTTAAAATAAGAAAGAGGCAGTTAAAAATTAACAGCCTCTCTTTTACTTAATATTTTCAAAATTAAAGAATTAACATTGCATCTCCATAAGAATAGAAACGGTATTTTTCTTTAATAGCTTCGTCATACGCTTTTTTCATTAAATCATGCCCGCAAAATGCAGAAATCATCATTAATAAAGTAGATTTTGGCGTATGAAAATTAGTTACCATACAATCTGCTATACTAAAATCATATGGCGGATAAATAAATTTATTTGTCCATCCCACATATGGATTTAAAGTTCTCATAGAAGACACGGAACTTTCTAAAGCACGCATAGATGTTGTTCCTACACAACAAACTTTAGATTTTCTTACTTTAGCTTTATTTACAATATCACAAGATTCTTGTGCAATCATCATTTCTTCAGAGTCCATTTTATGTTTAGATAAATCTTCTACTTCTACAGGATTAAAAGTACCTAAACCAACATGTAATGTTACTTCTGCAAATTCAATTCCTTTAATTTCTAAACGTTTCATCAAGTGTTTGGAGAAATGCAAACCTGCTGTTGGAGCTGCTACAGCTCCTTCCTCTTTAGCGTAAATAGTTTGGTAACGTTCTGCATCTTCGGGCGTTACTTCTCTATTGATATATTTTGGAATGGGTGTTTCACCTAGCTCAACTAATTTTTGTCTGAATTCTTCATACGAACCATCGTATAAAAAGCGTAACGTTCTTCCACGAGACGTAGTATTGTCAATTACTTCTGCCACAAGAGAATCGTCTTCGCCAAAATACAATTTATTACCAATTCTAATTTTACGTGCTGGATCTACTAGTACATCCCAAAGACGTTGTTCTGCATTTAATTCTCTTAACAAAAACACTTCAATACGCGCTCCTGTTTTTTCTTTATTTCCATAAAGACGTGCTGGAAATACTTTTGTGTTATTTAAAACCATTACATCTCCATCGTCAAAATAATCAATGATATCTTTAAACATTTTGTGTTCAATAGTTCCTTTTTTTCTATCAACAACCATCAAACGAGACTCATCTCTATTTTCTGCAGGGAATTCGGCAAGTAATTCTTCAGGTAAATTAAAATTAAAGTGCGATAATTTCATATAAAATTTGAATTTAGAATTTAGAATTTAGAATTTTTCTAAATATCTGTTGCAAATATACAATCTGAAAACAGGGGTTGTCAAGTAAAAAGTGATTTATTTTAAATAAGTTTTCTACCCCCGACTGAAATGGGAGCTTGGGAGCTATAAAATACTAGAAAACTTTTTATAAAAGAGCGACATAAGAAGCTCCTTTTTAAAATTAGTTTTCTTTTTTTATGTGACCAACTCTAATGTAAGGCGGGAATAGGGTTTTAAAAAAAAGCCCCGAACAAATGTCGAGGCTTTACTATTATCTTTTATTCATTTCAACAAATGGGCGTAATGGATAACCTGTATATACTTGTCTTGGTCTTCCAATAGGTTCTTTATTGATACGCATTTCTTTCCATTGTGCAATCCAACCTGGTAATCTTCCGATTGCAAATAATACAGTAAACATATCTGTAGGAATTCCTATAGCACGGTAAATAATACCTGAATAGAAATCAACATTTGGATATAATTTTCTTTCTACAAAATAAGGATCAACTAATGCTGCTTCTTCTAATTGTTTTGCAATAGTTAAAATAGGGTCGTTTACTCCTAATTGTGCTAATACTTCGTCAGCTGCTTTTTTAATGATTTTTGCTCTTGGGTCAAAGTTTTTATACACTCTATGTCCAAAGCCCATTAATCTGAACGGATCATTTTTATCTTTTGCTTTTGCTAAATATTTTTGTGCATCTCCTCCATCTTTTTGAATGGCTTCAAGCATTTCTAACACCGCTTGATTAGCACCTCCGTGAAGAGGCCCCCATAAAGCTGAAACACCTGCAGATATTGAAGCAAATAATCCGGCATGAGATGAACCTACAATTCTAACGGTTGATGTAGAACAGTTTTGTTCGTGATCAGCGTGTAAAATAAATAATTTATCTAATGCATTTACAATCGTTTGATTAGTTTGATAGGGCCCTGTTGGTAATTCAAACATTAAACGCATGAAATTTTCCACGTATCCTTTTGTATTATCGTAATAGTTTAAAGGATAACCCATCATTTTTCTGTATGTCCAAGTTGCAATAACCAAGAATTTACCCATAGTTTTACAAACTGCTTCATACATTTCTTTTTCATTTTCTACATTAACTACTTTTGGATTAAAGGCAGTTAAGGCACTTGTTAATGAAGATAAAACACCCATTGGATGAGCTGTTTTTGGAAAACCATCAATAATGTTTTTCATTTCTTCATTGACTAACGTATATTTTCTAATATCGTTTTCAAATTGAGCTAATTGCTCTTTTGTAGGCAACTCTCCAAAAATTACTAAATAAGAAACTTCTAAAAAGTTAGCCTTTTCGGCTAATTCTTCAATAGAGTAGCCTCTATATCTTAAAATTCCTTCTTCTCCATCAAGGAAAGTGATTTCACTTTTACAAGAACCTGAATTTTTGTATCCTGGATCGATTGTAATTGCTCCTGTTGCGCCGCGCAACTTATCAATGTCGATAGCAACTTCATTTTCTGTCCCCACAATTACTGGGAACTCATATTTTTTGCCATCAAGCTCTAATATTGCAGTATTTGACATGATTGTACTATTTTTTTACGTGTAGATTATATTGTATTCTGCGAATTTAACAAATAAATATTGAAATTTAAAATTATTAAATAGATAAATTGCATAATAGATATATATAAAATCTATTACAAAAAAAGAGCGTCTTATTTGTATAAAAAAAGCCGATACTATTCTATCGGCTTTAGTTTATAATCAATTTAATACTAATTTATTTTTTAATTTTAAAAGCATTTACGCCTGGAAAATAGGCTACGTCTGCTAATTCTTCTTCTATTCTTAATAGTTGATTGTACTTTGCCATACGATCAGAACGAGAAGCTGAACCTGTTTTAATTTGACCACAATTTAAGGCCACGGCTAAATCGGCAATGGTATTGTCTTCTGTTTCACCTGAACGATGAGACATTACAGAAGTGTATCCTGCATTATGAGCCATATTAACAGCCGCAATTGTTTCAGAAAGTGTTCCTATTTGGTTTACTTTAATCAAAATTGAATTAGCAATTCCGTTATCAATTCCTTTGGCTAAACGCTCTACATTAGTAACAAATAAATCATCACCAACTAATTGTACTTTATCGCCAATCTTTTCGGTTAATAATTTCCACCCTTCCCAATCATCTTCATACATTCCATCTTCTATTGAAATAATAGGATATTTTGTAGCTAATTCTGCTAAATAAGTAGCTTGTTCTTCTGATGTTCTAATTTTACCTGTTTCACCTTCAAATTTTGTGTAGTCGTATTTTCCGTTTACATAAAATTCTGAAGCTGCACAATCAAGAGCTACCATCACATCTCCACCAAATGTATATCCTGCTTTTTCAACAGCTAATTTGATTGAATCTAATGCGTCTTCTGTACCACCAGCTAAGTTAGGTGCAAATCCACCTTCATCACCTACTGCAGTAGATAAATTTCTATCGTGTAATACTTTTTTAAGATTATGGAAAATTTCCGTACCCATTTGCATCGCATGTGTAAATGATTTTGCCTTTACTGGCATAATCATAAATTCTTGAAAAGCGATTGGCGCATCAGAATGCGAACCTCCATTGATGATATTCATCATAGGAACAGGTAACGTATTACCCGA containing:
- a CDS encoding citrate synthase; protein product: MSNTAILELDGKKYEFPVIVGTENEVAIDIDKLRGATGAITIDPGYKNSGSCKSEITFLDGEEGILRYRGYSIEELAEKANFLEVSYLVIFGELPTKEQLAQFENDIRKYTLVNEEMKNIIDGFPKTAHPMGVLSSLTSALTAFNPKVVNVENEKEMYEAVCKTMGKFLVIATWTYRKMMGYPLNYYDNTKGYVENFMRLMFELPTGPYQTNQTIVNALDKLFILHADHEQNCSTSTVRIVGSSHAGLFASISAGVSALWGPLHGGANQAVLEMLEAIQKDGGDAQKYLAKAKDKNDPFRLMGFGHRVYKNFDPRAKIIKKAADEVLAQLGVNDPILTIAKQLEEAALVDPYFVERKLYPNVDFYSGIIYRAIGIPTDMFTVLFAIGRLPGWIAQWKEMRINKEPIGRPRQVYTGYPLRPFVEMNKR
- the kynU gene encoding kynureninase, with the protein product MNFQNTREFAKKLDANDELAHYKNEFYFPQHNGKDVIYFTGNSLGLQPKITKSYVDEIMNDWANMAVEGHFYSDKPWWDYHERFCEPLSKIVGALPSEVGVMNTLTINLHLLLVSFYQPTTTRFKIICEEKAFPSDQYMLQTQVAFHAKNIGFNPSEAIVEVKRREGELNIHHEDVLAKIKEVGDELALVLIGGVNYYTGQVFDMQAITKAGHDQGAIVGWDLAHAAGNIEMHLHDWQVDFAAWCSYKYMNSGPGNASGFFVHEKHHTNKNLARFAGWYGHNKERRFLMEPSFDPVQGANGWQVSNLPVLSLAPYLASVEMFNAVGMDKLIAKRNLITSYLEFVLQEIDKEVEQANFEIITPSNSTERGCQLSVYLHGQGKELFNYLMQNGVVTDWREPNVIRLAPVPFYTSFEDMYEFGQILKKGIIVNSK
- a CDS encoding FAD-dependent oxidoreductase, giving the protein MQTPQKIAIVGSGLVGTLLAIYLKKLGHTVHVYDRSPDIRKINFSGRSINLVMSNRGWRALEKIGLVDEIKQIGIPVDKRAIHLPHEPLNYQYYGKEGEAIFSLSRGNLNKKMVDLAEQAGVVFYFNHKVWDVTLNTATLHEGEEERGVWNELKYDKIFGADGAFSRVRHRMQRQSMFNYSQEFIPLGYKELHIPANADGTHKLDKNSLHIWPRRNFMLMALANPDGTFTCTLFMPHQGENSFETLQDKSKLVDFFAEYFPDTKEVLPNLIEDFYRNPTSYLVTMKCYPWAFEDKVALIGDAAHAIVPFYGHGMNAGFEDITILMEKIEQYGDDWHTIFKEYQLERKPNADAIAELSYRNFMEMSAKTADAKFLLQKKIEKWFSEKHPEKWVPLYSRVTFSHQPYSEALAIGDFQNQIMEQIMQMPDIENKWNSEEVETKILNLLQKD
- the queA gene encoding tRNA preQ1(34) S-adenosylmethionine ribosyltransferase-isomerase QueA yields the protein MKLSHFNFNLPEELLAEFPAENRDESRLMVVDRKKGTIEHKMFKDIIDYFDDGDVMVLNNTKVFPARLYGNKEKTGARIEVFLLRELNAEQRLWDVLVDPARKIRIGNKLYFGEDDSLVAEVIDNTTSRGRTLRFLYDGSYEEFRQKLVELGETPIPKYINREVTPEDAERYQTIYAKEEGAVAAPTAGLHFSKHLMKRLEIKGIEFAEVTLHVGLGTFNPVEVEDLSKHKMDSEEMMIAQESCDIVNKAKVRKSKVCCVGTTSMRALESSVSSMRTLNPYVGWTNKFIYPPYDFSIADCMVTNFHTPKSTLLMMISAFCGHDLMKKAYDEAIKEKYRFYSYGDAMLIL
- the eno gene encoding phosphopyruvate hydratase, translating into MSIIIKVHARQILDSRGNPTVEVDVITENGILGRAAVPSGASTGEHEAVELRDGGQAFMGKGVYKAVENVNITIASELVGMSVFEQNAIDKMMIELDSTPNKSNLGANAILGVSLAVAKAAANELGMPLYRYVGGVSGNTLPVPMMNIINGGSHSDAPIAFQEFMIMPVKAKSFTHAMQMGTEIFHNLKKVLHDRNLSTAVGDEGGFAPNLAGGTEDALDSIKLAVEKAGYTFGGDVMVALDCAASEFYVNGKYDYTKFEGETGKIRTSEEQATYLAELATKYPIISIEDGMYEDDWEGWKLLTEKIGDKVQLVGDDLFVTNVERLAKGIDNGIANSILIKVNQIGTLSETIAAVNMAHNAGYTSVMSHRSGETEDNTIADLAVALNCGQIKTGSASRSDRMAKYNQLLRIEEELADVAYFPGVNAFKIKK
- a CDS encoding agmatinase family protein, yielding MTKQQKIDNFDPSQPGLADATVFGLPFTADESEIVIVPVPWEVTVSYGAGASDGPNAVLDASYQVDLHHQDFPELWKLGIYMDEAPEHWAKNSEKHKSLAQPIIEALEKGEDVATFPVLQADLDKINKVCRELHTEVKERIQFWQSKGKKVVLLGGDHSTPLGYYEALAATHDSFGILHLDAHMDLRIAYEGFTYSHASIMYNTLQLSQVSKIVQVGIRDFCEQEVDVVQQAKGRVKVFTDSDLKKAQFEGKTWKQQCEEIIAQLPQKVCISFDIDGMYPWYCPNTGTPVPGGFSFEQATYLFNLLADSGKDIIGFDLVEVAPGESDDWDGNVGARMLFHMCGVLAKNNKLPVGTTLNF